Part of the Pseudomonas sp. M30-35 genome is shown below.
CACCGGCGCAGTACTGCCCAGCCCGGAGCTGACTTTTAGGTAGGCGTTCGGAAGGTTATCCAACTGCAGCAGTTTATTTTCGCTGGCAGTCTGGCCAACCAACGTCTCATTACTGGTGAAGTTCTGCTCAGCATTCTCCAGCTCCCGGCTGAAGCCATAACTGGCGATGCGGCTAATATCGCCCTGTTCCGAGCGCACGTAGAAAGCGCCAACGGAAGCGTTCAGGTAAGCGGTTAAGCAGCTCAGTACATTGCGGCCTAGCGCCTGTAAGTTTGCCTGCCCGAGAACTTGTTCCGCCAACAGGCTTTGGCCGCTGCGCAGCCACGCCTTGTGCTCAATGATCTCGGTACTTTGGCGCTGCTGGTCGAGAATTTGTGCATGTTGCGCCGCCAGTCCAAGAAGATCGCGACGTCCAAAATAGGCCAGTAAACAGCTCAGCGTCAGGCTGCCCAATATGTAGAGCAACACATACAAGGTTACTGAGTCGTTGACTTGCTGGTTGCGCTGATGACGGCGCTGCTGCTCGATTTGGATAAAATTGTCATATTCTTCACGGGCGCTGTCGGTAATGTGCTTGCCACGGCCTGAGCGCACAGGGTTTCTGATGTCGGCATTTTCCTGACGCAATTTGATCAGCCCCGTCGCGTAACGATCCCAATCCTCATGCAAGGCTTGAATGCGTTCTAAGCGCGCACTCTGATCCGGATCATCCTTGAGCATTTTCTCGAGGTTTTCTAGCTCAACTTTGATCAGAGGCCGAGCTTCTTCGTAAGGCTGCAAGAAGTCGTTTTCACCGGTGATCAAGTAACCGCGCAGCGATGTTTCCAGGTCAATCGTCAGTTTGATTGACTGGCTGGCGCTGCTTATCACCTGATCGGTATGGTCGACGGTTTTTTGCGTGTTGATCAGGTAGGCAATCAAACCAATAAAAAATACAGCAGTGGCTAAACCGATAACGAGTGGCAGCGCAATATTGCGGCGAACGAGCTGGCGAAAACTCTGTTCGCTGTTGGGTGCTGACTTGGTCATGGTTTGCCCCAGGCTTAAAAATTCAGATTTTGCAGTAATATGCGTTAATAATCATACTTAAGAACAGTGACTAATTAGAAAATACGAGAACCACGCCAAGCCCTTTTGAAGGGGTTGGCTCGCGCAGATCAGAGCATGACAAAGCTGCGCAAGCAGTTGACGCCAGCGCAGTTCGTTTCACTGAAGACTCTAACCTACAAATAAACTTCGCCACTTGGCACAAACGACAAGGCCCGCATATGCAAAATAGGACCGACGCCTTCAGCGGAAATCTGCATACCATTCTAGTGGTTGAAGATGATGCGGTGGTCAGAGCTTTGACCCTCGAAGTGCTTGAAGCGTTCGGCTATCAAGTATTCGGTGCTGAAGATGGTGGTACGGCCTTGAGTATTTTACGCGGCGAGCAAGCACTGAACCTGTTGATGACCGACATTGGCTTGCCGGATATCAGTGGCCTTGAGCTGGCCGAGCAAGCCTTGACATTACGCCCTGGTATTGCGGTTTTGCTTGCTAGCGGTTACGACACCCAAGAGCATCAAAGTGTGCGCAACATGGCGGGTAATGGCGCAGTTGCGACTATCACCAAACCCTTCCAGCTGGATCAATTGCGCAGCGTCCTTCAGGCAATGCTTGGCTAATAACGCGCGAGAACTGTGCACTTTGCTGGCAGTCGCCCCATAAGCCAGATCAATTAGCCTTGACCCAAGCTGAGGGTCAGGCATTGTTGGTTCAGTATCTTTGGGGACAACTAATTATGCCAAGCCTGAATCCAAGTCGTGAGCAACTTGCTGAGTTTGCCGAGCGCATGCCCGACAACACGCCGATCCTGATGCTTAATCTGCTGCGTTTTAACGCACAAGCCAGTTATCCCGAGGGCAGTGAGCACACTCCTTGCACTGGCCAGCAAGCGTATGCGACCTACAGCAAGACGGCCCTGAAGAAAGTGCAGGGCGTAGGTGGCAGTGTTGAGTTGTTGGCCAATGCCCATGTCGCGCTGATTGCGCCGAGTGATGAGCAGTGGGATCAGATGTTGTTAGTGCGCTATCCGTCGAAACAAGCGTTTCTGAGCATGATCAACGACCCACAATATCAAGCCGTTACCGTACACCGCACAGCTGCGCTGTCTGACTCGCGCCTGATTGGCACCACTGCTGTAACTGACTAGTCGCCAGGCTTCAGCCTTCAGCTCAGCGGGCGGGCAAGCTTCACGTTGCCACACCCCGCGCATCTTCAAAGTTTGCTGTTGAGCACCAGCAGCATGGCGGCGGTTTCAGCATCCGCTTGGCCGGCATAATTGCTGGGCCGATACTTCATCTGAAACGCGGCGAGCACCTTGCGGGTTTGTGCGTCGAGTTGGCCGTTCTCGATGATCTCGTAGCCTTGACGCGCCAACTGGTGCTGGAACCAGCCGATGTTCGGCAAGTTGGCCGCCAGTTGCACTTGTTTGCGCGCGACTTCGTTGGCATCCGGCCACGGCACCAAGCCTTCATCGGCGAGGCGCTTCCACGGGAAGTACGGGCCTGGGTCGACCTTGCGCTGCGGCGCCACATCGCTGTGCCCGATAATGCTGCCAAGTGGAAGCTCGTGACGTTTAACTATGTCTTTGAGTAAAGCGATCAGCGCTTGAATCTGGGCCTCTGTATACGGCTGCCAAACCCGGCCAGAAGGCGTGTCGGTGTAGCCCTTGTTGACCAATTCAATGCCGATCGTAGTGCTGTTGAGCCAGGTTCGGCCTTTCCACGAACTGACCCCGGCATGCCAGGCGCGGCGGTTCTCATCAACCAGTTGGTAGATGGTCGCTGGGTTCGAGTCGATCAAGTAATGGCTGCTGACATCCTGGGTGGTAAGCAGCTCCAGGGAGCGCGACAAATTGGTTGAGGTGTAATGCAGCACCACAAATTGCACACGGCTATTTTGCCCGGTTGCGGTATAGCTTTTGTCGATGCTCGGGCCGCCGGCGCAACCGGCAAGCAAGACCAACATCAAGGAGATGCAGAATAATTTCATGATTTGATATGTCATACGTTTTGCAGGTTATTCAGGGTCGGCTCAGCGTCTGGCAGGTCGCCCAGCATGCTTTTTTTGCTGGGGAGTATCAGGCGCATGGCGACAACGAAGAGGATGATGGTGACTGCAATCGCCGTGATCTCACGCGACCGGCTAGCGACAGCATGGCTTGGGTCGACGTTGAGTCATGTAGGTCGCGGTGTTCGCGAACGGGTCAGTCACCAGAAATATCAAAACCGAGATGCTTAAAGATCCATGCATCACTCCATCATCCTTGGGCTAGTTTAGCCATCTTCGGCGCAACAGTCTTTGTCGGCCGGGTTTTAATTCAATCTGGGTGGATCCACCCCGTTGTCACCCTACAACGAGTTTGCCGGTCTTGAGGGCGCGCGATGCTGCCCGGTGGCAAGCGTTAGCGGAGGCGAAGCAACGTTTGTGTTCCTAGCCCTGTTCGACACGGTTGCGCCCCAGGTTCTTGGCGCGATACAGCGCTTGGTCAGCGCGCTCAAAGACTTCGTCGCTAGGCTCATCTTCGGCAAAGGCGCTGATGCCTGCCGATAAGGTGATCGTGACCGGCTCGCCCTTGAAGTGAAACGGACACTTTTCAATGGCGCTGCGCAGGGTTTCTAACAACTGCAGACCGCCTTCCAACGGAGTTGACGGCAGCAACACGACAAA
Proteins encoded:
- a CDS encoding response regulator, translated to MQNRTDAFSGNLHTILVVEDDAVVRALTLEVLEAFGYQVFGAEDGGTALSILRGEQALNLLMTDIGLPDISGLELAEQALTLRPGIAVLLASGYDTQEHQSVRNMAGNGAVATITKPFQLDQLRSVLQAMLG
- a CDS encoding DUF1330 domain-containing protein gives rise to the protein MPSLNPSREQLAEFAERMPDNTPILMLNLLRFNAQASYPEGSEHTPCTGQQAYATYSKTALKKVQGVGGSVELLANAHVALIAPSDEQWDQMLLVRYPSKQAFLSMINDPQYQAVTVHRTAALSDSRLIGTTAVTD
- a CDS encoding N-acetylmuramoyl-L-alanine amidase; protein product: MKLFCISLMLVLLAGCAGGPSIDKSYTATGQNSRVQFVVLHYTSTNLSRSLELLTTQDVSSHYLIDSNPATIYQLVDENRRAWHAGVSSWKGRTWLNSTTIGIELVNKGYTDTPSGRVWQPYTEAQIQALIALLKDIVKRHELPLGSIIGHSDVAPQRKVDPGPYFPWKRLADEGLVPWPDANEVARKQVQLAANLPNIGWFQHQLARQGYEIIENGQLDAQTRKVLAAFQMKYRPSNYAGQADAETAAMLLVLNSKL